A section of the Rubrobacter naiadicus genome encodes:
- a CDS encoding hydroxymethylglutaryl-CoA reductase, degradative — translation MSERARFPEFYKLSISDRLRLLRERGWIGEEDYEALLSGEHTLTPHKADKMIENVIGVMGLPVGLGLNFLINGREYVVPLVVEEPSIVAALSSAAKVARASGGFTAESTEPILIGQVQVVDIPNVARAKSQLLSRKREVMDLADSLHPQMVARGGGCRDMEVHQHRLPDGRDMLVVHLLVDTRDAMGANLVNTMCEGVAGLVESMTGGRVFLRILSNLTDRSMVRARCEIPAERLTGKGFRGEDVRDAIILANDFASVDPYRAATHNKGIMNGIDAVAIATGNDWRAIEAAAHAYAARSGRYSSLTRWYKGEGGELVGEIEIPLKVGTVGGPLQSNPTVGINHRLLGIGGARELAEVMGAVGLAQNFSALRALGTEGIQRGHMTLHARSVAMAAGATPEIFDEVVERLIDSGEIKVWKAEEIISSLGGTPGGAKSEEEPDPRLSGHGKVILLGEQAVVYGSHAIAAPIPLAVRARVRETSSDGVDLLIPRWGVEYHMRPDRRPHDRQEDTFEHTLEVVLGRLGLTGRPMRIEVFPTIPRAMGLGGSAAMAVAIIRALDHQFSLGLSDEQINELAFECEKVAHGTPSGIDNTLATYGEFLLYRRGREGEPPLMQKVEVPRPLPLVIGLTGKESLTARTVGRVREAWQRNRTLYESIFAEIDRLALDGLEALRSYDLERLGELMNVCHGYLNALQVSSWEMEELVQIARSNGALGAKLTGGGGSVIALCPEDSDRVVGAFRDAGYQSLEVSVG, via the coding sequence ATGAGTGAGCGGGCACGTTTTCCCGAATTCTACAAGCTTTCCATATCCGACCGGCTGCGTCTTCTGCGGGAGCGCGGTTGGATCGGCGAGGAGGACTACGAAGCTCTTTTGAGCGGGGAGCACACCCTCACGCCGCACAAGGCGGACAAGATGATCGAGAACGTCATCGGGGTGATGGGGCTCCCGGTGGGGCTGGGGCTGAACTTCCTGATCAACGGCCGTGAGTACGTGGTGCCGCTGGTCGTCGAAGAGCCCTCGATCGTCGCCGCGCTCTCCTCGGCGGCGAAGGTGGCGCGCGCCTCCGGTGGTTTCACCGCGGAGTCCACCGAGCCTATCCTGATCGGTCAGGTGCAGGTGGTGGACATCCCGAACGTCGCCCGGGCGAAGTCCCAGCTGCTCTCGCGCAAGCGGGAGGTCATGGACCTCGCCGACAGCCTGCACCCGCAGATGGTAGCCCGGGGCGGGGGGTGCCGCGACATGGAGGTGCACCAGCACCGGCTGCCGGACGGTCGGGACATGCTGGTCGTTCACCTGCTGGTCGACACCCGCGACGCGATGGGGGCGAACCTGGTCAACACGATGTGCGAGGGGGTGGCCGGGCTCGTCGAGTCTATGACCGGCGGCAGGGTCTTCCTGCGCATCCTCTCGAACCTCACCGACCGCTCGATGGTCCGGGCGCGCTGCGAGATACCGGCCGAGCGGCTCACCGGTAAGGGCTTCCGGGGCGAGGACGTGCGCGACGCGATCATCCTGGCCAACGACTTCGCGAGCGTGGACCCCTACCGGGCGGCGACCCACAACAAGGGCATAATGAACGGGATAGACGCGGTGGCGATCGCCACCGGCAACGACTGGCGGGCGATAGAGGCCGCGGCCCACGCCTACGCGGCGCGCAGCGGGCGCTACAGCTCGCTCACCCGCTGGTACAAGGGAGAGGGCGGTGAGCTCGTCGGGGAGATCGAGATCCCGCTCAAGGTTGGCACGGTCGGAGGGCCGCTGCAGTCCAACCCGACCGTCGGGATAAACCACCGGTTGCTCGGGATCGGCGGCGCACGGGAGCTGGCCGAGGTGATGGGCGCGGTGGGGCTGGCGCAGAACTTCTCGGCGCTCCGGGCGCTCGGGACCGAGGGCATCCAGCGGGGCCACATGACGCTGCACGCCAGGAGCGTGGCGATGGCCGCCGGGGCGACGCCCGAGATCTTCGACGAGGTCGTCGAGCGTCTGATCGATTCCGGCGAGATCAAGGTGTGGAAGGCGGAGGAGATAATCTCGAGCCTGGGCGGCACGCCGGGCGGCGCGAAGTCCGAGGAGGAACCCGACCCGCGCCTCTCGGGGCATGGGAAGGTGATCCTGCTCGGCGAGCAGGCGGTGGTCTACGGCAGCCACGCGATCGCAGCCCCGATCCCGCTCGCCGTCCGGGCCCGCGTGCGCGAGACCTCCTCCGATGGGGTGGACCTGCTGATCCCGCGCTGGGGCGTCGAGTACCACATGCGTCCGGACCGGCGGCCGCACGACCGCCAGGAGGACACCTTCGAGCACACGCTGGAGGTGGTGTTGGGACGTCTCGGGCTCACCGGACGACCGATGCGCATCGAGGTCTTCCCGACGATCCCGCGGGCGATGGGCCTCGGCGGCTCGGCGGCGATGGCGGTCGCGATCATCCGGGCGCTCGACCACCAGTTCTCGCTCGGCCTCTCGGACGAGCAGATAAACGAGCTGGCCTTCGAGTGCGAGAAGGTGGCCCACGGCACACCCTCCGGGATAGACAACACGCTCGCCACCTACGGGGAGTTCCTCCTCTACCGGCGCGGACGCGAGGGCGAGCCGCCGCTGATGCAGAAGGTCGAGGTGCCGAGGCCGCTGCCGCTGGTCATAGGCCTCACCGGCAAGGAGAGCCTCACCGCCAGGACCGTCGGAAGGGTGCGCGAGGCCTGGCAGAGGAACCGTACCCTCTACGAGAGCATCTTCGCCGAGATAGACCGCCTGGCGCTCGACGGCCTGGAGGCCCTCCGGTCCTACGACCTGGAGCGCCTCGGTGAGCTGATGAACGTCTGCCACGGCTACCTCAACGCCCTGCAGGTCTCGAGCTGGGAGATGGAGGAGCTCGTCCAGATCGCCCGCTCCAACGGGGCGCTCGGCGCCAAGCTCACCGGCGGGGGTGGCTCGGTCATAGCCCTCTGTCCCGAGGACTCCGACCGGGTGGTGGGCGCCTTCCGGGACGCCGGATACCAGAGCCTCGAGGTCTCGGTGGGCTAG
- a CDS encoding DeoR/GlpR family DNA-binding transcription regulator gives MSVRGDANGKRRRRVMPAERREMISEMVRKSGSVTVAALEETFGISPMTARRDLAILEDEGRVKRIHGGAVLPGFARREDSFQRRLEEEREAKERLARAALGMLGSGETLFVDSSTTAYYAARLILREGLDATILTNSLPVMSLFTTDEAPKVSLIGVGGTLRKLTLSFVGPRATEDVEAHFADRAFVSVKGVTPDGYLTDPDPLEAEVKRAMILHSEEPILLVDGGKFSQRGLNRIAHISEVSTVLAADAPEQRLKEIAAGGTRVRRV, from the coding sequence ATGAGCGTGCGGGGAGACGCGAACGGGAAGAGGCGGCGCAGGGTCATGCCCGCCGAGAGGCGGGAGATGATCTCCGAGATGGTGCGCAAATCCGGGAGCGTGACGGTCGCCGCGCTCGAGGAGACCTTCGGTATCTCCCCGATGACCGCGCGCCGGGACCTCGCCATCCTCGAGGACGAGGGGAGGGTGAAGAGGATCCACGGCGGGGCCGTGCTGCCCGGCTTCGCCCGGCGGGAGGACTCCTTCCAGCGGCGGCTGGAAGAGGAGCGGGAGGCCAAGGAGAGGCTCGCACGGGCGGCGCTCGGGATGCTGGGTTCGGGCGAGACGCTCTTCGTGGACTCCTCCACCACCGCCTACTACGCCGCGCGCCTCATCCTGCGCGAGGGGCTCGATGCGACCATCCTGACCAACTCGCTGCCGGTGATGTCCCTCTTCACCACCGACGAAGCTCCGAAGGTCTCCCTGATCGGGGTGGGAGGCACCCTGCGCAAGCTGACGCTCTCCTTCGTGGGACCACGGGCCACCGAGGATGTCGAGGCCCACTTTGCCGACCGGGCTTTCGTCTCGGTCAAGGGCGTCACGCCCGACGGCTACCTCACCGACCCGGACCCCCTGGAGGCCGAGGTCAAGCGCGCCATGATCCTGCATTCCGAGGAGCCTATCCTGCTCGTGGACGGCGGCAAGTTCTCCCAGAGGGGCCTGAACCGCATCGCCCACATCTCGGAGGTCTCGACCGTCCTCGCCGCCGACGCGCCGGAGCAGAGGCTCAAGGAGATCGCCGCCGGCGGAACCAGGGTGAGGCGGGTCTAG
- a CDS encoding bifunctional aldolase/short-chain dehydrogenase, with protein sequence METRIAATTENLWRKEEAEGLSPLEELAYRSNLLGRDRAVANYGGGNTSVKTRERDHTGREIEVMWVKGSGSDLATITADRFTGLKLEEVLPLYEREEMADEEMVSYLSRCQLAPEMPRSSIETLLHAFIPHPHVDHTHPDAINMLCCARNGKDLAAECFGEEAIWIDYIRPGFTLSKQVGEAVRENPRARFVLLAKHGLVTWGQSGEESYANTIEAVNRASRFVAERAAGTEPFGGEAIPPLEERAREELLYRVLPVLRGALSQDGPKILRFDASDEVLEFVCGRDSAELSQVGAACPDHLVNTKMRPLWVDFDPRTGDADELAAKLPEAVRSYREEYREYFEKNSSGEEKMFDPSPRVVLIAGVGMVASGANLKAASLSRDLYHRAIAVMRGASAVDEFVSLTEEESFAVEYWPLELYKLTLAPPPGELEGRVALVTGGAGGIGRATIDELAAKGACVVAADLDGAGAEEAVAELDGTGEAVAVDVTDEDAVERAYRKTVLTYGGVDIVVSNAGLASSAPIEETSVELWERDHRVLAKGYFLVAREAFRVLKRQGVGGSLVFVASKNALAAGKNASAYSSAKAAELHLARCLAEEGGEAGIRVNTVNPDAVLRGSKIWGSEWREGRARSYGIPPEKLEEHYRERTTLKVNVLPEDVAQAVLHFASEKRSAKSTGNVLNVDGGVREAYPR encoded by the coding sequence ATGGAGACGAGAATCGCAGCGACGACGGAGAACCTCTGGAGGAAGGAGGAAGCGGAGGGGCTCTCGCCCCTCGAGGAGCTCGCCTACCGCTCCAACCTGCTCGGCAGAGACCGCGCCGTGGCCAACTACGGCGGGGGCAATACCTCGGTGAAGACGAGGGAGCGCGATCACACCGGCCGAGAGATCGAGGTCATGTGGGTCAAGGGCTCCGGGTCGGACCTGGCCACCATAACGGCGGACCGTTTCACCGGCCTGAAGCTGGAGGAGGTCCTGCCCCTCTACGAGCGGGAGGAGATGGCCGACGAGGAGATGGTCTCCTACCTCTCCCGCTGCCAGCTCGCCCCGGAGATGCCCCGCTCTTCGATAGAGACCCTGCTGCACGCCTTCATCCCCCACCCCCACGTCGACCACACCCATCCCGACGCGATAAACATGCTCTGCTGCGCCAGAAACGGGAAGGATCTCGCCGCGGAGTGCTTCGGGGAGGAGGCGATCTGGATAGATTACATCCGCCCCGGCTTCACCCTCTCGAAGCAGGTCGGTGAGGCCGTGCGGGAGAACCCACGCGCCCGCTTCGTCCTTCTGGCCAAGCACGGGCTCGTCACCTGGGGCCAGTCCGGCGAGGAGTCCTACGCGAACACGATCGAGGCGGTAAACCGCGCCTCCCGGTTCGTCGCGGAGCGTGCGGCCGGTACGGAGCCCTTCGGCGGAGAAGCCATCCCCCCGCTGGAGGAGAGGGCGCGCGAGGAGCTGCTCTACCGGGTGCTCCCCGTCCTGCGCGGGGCGCTCTCGCAGGACGGACCGAAGATCCTCCGTTTCGACGCCTCGGACGAGGTACTCGAGTTCGTCTGCGGACGGGACTCGGCGGAGCTCTCGCAGGTGGGTGCCGCCTGTCCAGACCACCTGGTCAACACCAAGATGCGCCCGCTCTGGGTAGATTTCGACCCGCGGACCGGGGACGCGGACGAGCTCGCGGCGAAGCTGCCCGAGGCGGTGAGGAGCTACCGCGAGGAGTACAGGGAGTACTTCGAGAAGAACTCTTCCGGAGAGGAGAAGATGTTCGACCCCTCACCGCGGGTCGTCCTGATAGCGGGCGTCGGGATGGTCGCCTCGGGCGCGAACCTCAAGGCCGCCTCCCTCTCGAGGGACCTCTACCACCGGGCGATAGCCGTGATGCGCGGCGCCTCCGCCGTGGACGAGTTCGTCTCGCTCACGGAAGAGGAATCCTTCGCGGTCGAGTACTGGCCGCTCGAACTGTACAAGCTCACCCTGGCTCCCCCACCGGGGGAACTGGAAGGTCGCGTCGCGCTCGTCACCGGCGGGGCGGGCGGTATAGGGCGTGCCACGATAGACGAGCTCGCCGCAAAAGGGGCGTGCGTCGTCGCGGCGGACCTGGACGGGGCGGGTGCCGAGGAGGCCGTCGCGGAGCTCGACGGCACCGGCGAGGCGGTCGCGGTGGACGTGACCGACGAGGACGCCGTGGAGAGGGCCTACAGGAAGACCGTCCTCACCTACGGCGGGGTGGACATCGTCGTCTCGAACGCCGGGCTCGCCTCCAGCGCGCCCATAGAGGAGACGAGCGTCGAGCTGTGGGAGCGTGACCACCGGGTGCTCGCCAAAGGGTACTTCCTGGTCGCACGCGAGGCGTTCCGGGTGCTGAAGCGGCAGGGCGTGGGCGGGAGCCTCGTCTTCGTCGCCTCCAAGAACGCCCTCGCCGCCGGCAAGAACGCCTCGGCCTACTCCTCGGCGAAAGCGGCCGAGCTGCACCTGGCGCGGTGCCTCGCAGAAGAGGGCGGGGAAGCGGGCATCCGGGTGAACACGGTCAACCCGGATGCGGTGCTCCGGGGCTCGAAGATCTGGGGCTCGGAGTGGCGGGAGGGCCGGGCGCGCTCGTACGGCATCCCGCCGGAGAAGCTCGAGGAGCACTACCGCGAGCGCACCACCCTCAAGGTCAACGTCCTCCCCGAGGACGTGGCGCAGGCCGTCCTGCACTTCGCCTCGGAGAAGCGTTCGGCCAAGAGCACCGGCAACGTCCTCAACGTCGACGGCGGGGTGAGGGAGGCCTACCCCAGGTAG
- the rhaI gene encoding L-rhamnose isomerase: protein MREGLVQGRSREAYERLVSSIAERGLDPEGIEGRLRAQRVETPSWGYGNSGTRFKVFSQPGVPRDPFEKIADAAQVHRHTGISPSVAIHIPWDAVEDYGALREHAESLGMRIGAVNPNLFQDEDYRLGSVCNPDEKIRRKATDHLLECVRIAKEVGSEEISLWLADGTNYPGQDSFSERRGRMLGCLSELYDAMPRGMRLLVEYKPFEPAFYHTDIPDWGAALTICQRLGERAQVLVDLGHHLQGTNIEQIVSLLLAEGRLGGFHFNARRYADDDLIVGSTNPFELFLIYVELLEAEEEGRHISYMIDQSHNVEPKIEAMILSVVNLQEAYAKALLVDRRALREARLSGDVLGAHRILQEACATDVRPLCTKVREDLGASPDPVGAFRESGYMQKATEERRGGTPAGWN from the coding sequence ATGAGGGAGGGTCTCGTGCAGGGTAGATCCAGGGAAGCCTACGAGAGGCTCGTAAGCTCCATCGCGGAGCGCGGGCTGGACCCGGAGGGGATAGAGGGGCGGCTGAGGGCGCAAAGGGTGGAGACCCCCTCGTGGGGCTACGGAAACTCGGGGACGCGCTTCAAGGTGTTCTCTCAGCCGGGGGTTCCCCGGGATCCGTTCGAGAAGATCGCGGACGCCGCGCAGGTGCACCGCCACACCGGCATCTCACCCTCGGTGGCGATACACATCCCGTGGGATGCGGTGGAGGACTACGGGGCTCTCCGGGAGCACGCGGAGTCTCTTGGAATGCGGATAGGAGCCGTGAACCCGAACCTCTTCCAGGATGAAGACTACAGGCTCGGGAGCGTCTGCAACCCGGACGAGAAGATAAGGAGAAAGGCGACGGACCACCTGCTCGAGTGCGTCCGGATAGCGAAAGAGGTGGGCTCGGAGGAGATCTCGCTCTGGCTCGCCGACGGGACCAACTACCCGGGTCAGGACTCGTTCTCGGAGCGCAGGGGCAGGATGCTCGGGTGCCTCTCGGAGCTCTACGACGCGATGCCGCGAGGGATGCGGCTTCTGGTCGAGTACAAACCGTTCGAGCCGGCCTTCTACCACACCGACATCCCGGACTGGGGGGCCGCGCTCACGATATGCCAGCGCCTCGGCGAGAGGGCGCAGGTTCTGGTGGACCTCGGTCACCACCTGCAGGGGACGAACATAGAGCAGATCGTCTCGCTGCTCCTCGCTGAGGGCAGGCTCGGGGGCTTCCACTTCAACGCCCGCAGGTACGCCGACGACGACCTGATCGTGGGCTCCACCAACCCGTTCGAGCTCTTCCTGATCTACGTCGAGCTCCTCGAGGCCGAGGAGGAAGGAAGGCACATCTCTTACATGATAGACCAGTCGCATAACGTCGAGCCGAAGATAGAGGCGATGATCCTCTCGGTCGTGAACCTGCAGGAGGCCTACGCGAAGGCCCTGCTGGTGGACCGCCGGGCGCTGCGCGAGGCCAGGCTCTCGGGGGACGTCCTCGGCGCGCACCGCATCCTGCAGGAGGCCTGCGCAACCGACGTGAGGCCGCTGTGCACGAAGGTGAGGGAGGATCTCGGGGCCTCGCCGGACCCCGTGGGCGCCTTCCGGGAGAGCGGGTACATGCAAAAGGCAACCGAGGAGCGCCGCGGGGGCACCCCCGCGGGCTGGAACTAG
- a CDS encoding rhamnulokinase, whose amino-acid sequence MPSGTTTHLAVDLGAESGRVFRARLNGGRLSLEEVHRFPNVPVRLPDGLYWDALHLLQEVERGLAAAGGNPASIGVDSWAVDFGLLAGGRPLSSPRHYRDPYTDGMVEEACRRVPKEEIYRTTGVQFLQINTLCQLLALEGSPLMEAAETLLMIPDLMNYWLCGETACEETNASTTQLYDPSKRSWARGLMERLGIPERIFPDLVPPATTLGRLLPHVREETGLGEVPVVTVASHDTASAVAAVPAETESFAYVSSGTWSLVGVELPSPVMSEEAMEANFTNEAGFGGRARFLKNVMGLWLLQECRREWARRGKVYSYEELCRLAGEAPPGGALVDPDDPLFLTPGDMTGRIERFCAKSGQKPPEGVGEVCRCIFESLALKQALVIEEAAGITGREVEVVHVVGGGSQNELLCRMTAEASGLPVVSGPVEATAAGNALVQAYAAGEVESLARMREVVARSFGLRRYEPQEPERWHALKERFVKIANRR is encoded by the coding sequence ATGCCATCAGGGACCACGACACACCTCGCGGTGGACCTCGGGGCCGAGAGCGGGCGTGTCTTTCGCGCCCGCCTCAATGGAGGCCGCCTTTCTCTGGAGGAGGTCCACCGCTTCCCCAACGTTCCGGTCCGGCTGCCGGACGGGCTCTACTGGGACGCACTCCATCTTTTGCAGGAGGTGGAGCGGGGGCTCGCCGCGGCGGGCGGGAACCCGGCGAGCATCGGGGTCGACTCCTGGGCGGTGGACTTCGGGCTTCTCGCAGGGGGCCGGCCGCTTTCCTCCCCCCGGCACTACAGGGATCCGTACACGGACGGCATGGTAGAGGAGGCCTGCCGCAGGGTGCCGAAGGAGGAGATCTACCGCACGACTGGCGTCCAGTTTCTGCAGATAAATACCCTCTGCCAGCTGCTCGCGCTGGAGGGCTCTCCCCTGATGGAAGCCGCGGAGACCCTGCTCATGATCCCTGACCTCATGAACTACTGGCTCTGCGGGGAGACGGCCTGCGAGGAGACCAACGCCTCGACCACCCAGCTCTACGACCCTTCGAAGAGAAGCTGGGCACGGGGGCTGATGGAGAGGCTCGGGATCCCGGAGCGTATCTTCCCGGATCTGGTGCCTCCGGCCACCACGCTCGGTCGCCTTCTGCCCCACGTCCGGGAGGAGACGGGACTCGGGGAGGTCCCGGTGGTCACCGTGGCTTCACACGACACGGCCTCGGCGGTGGCGGCCGTCCCGGCGGAGACGGAGAGCTTCGCGTACGTCTCCAGCGGCACCTGGTCGCTGGTGGGCGTGGAGCTACCGTCGCCGGTGATGAGCGAGGAAGCGATGGAGGCCAACTTCACCAACGAGGCAGGCTTCGGCGGGAGGGCGCGCTTCCTCAAGAACGTGATGGGGCTGTGGCTGCTGCAGGAGTGCCGCAGGGAGTGGGCGCGCAGGGGAAAGGTGTACTCCTACGAGGAGCTCTGCCGTCTTGCGGGGGAGGCTCCTCCGGGTGGAGCGCTCGTGGACCCGGACGACCCTCTCTTTCTCACGCCGGGAGACATGACGGGGCGCATCGAGCGCTTCTGCGCCAAGAGCGGGCAGAAACCACCCGAAGGAGTCGGCGAGGTGTGCCGGTGCATCTTCGAGAGCCTGGCGCTCAAGCAGGCGCTGGTGATCGAAGAGGCGGCGGGGATCACGGGCCGGGAAGTCGAGGTGGTGCACGTGGTGGGCGGCGGCTCGCAGAACGAGCTTCTGTGCCGGATGACGGCGGAGGCCTCGGGACTACCAGTGGTCTCAGGTCCGGTCGAGGCCACGGCCGCGGGTAACGCGCTCGTCCAGGCGTACGCCGCCGGAGAGGTGGAGTCCCTCGCACGGATGAGGGAGGTCGTCGCCCGCTCGTTCGGCCTCAGACGGTACGAACCGCAAGAGCCCGAGAGGTGGCATGCTCTGAAGGAACGCTTCGTGAAGATCGCAAATCGGAGATGA
- a CDS encoding MFS transporter — protein sequence MQGTEASGGLTRQHWKWTILSSLADYIDAGSIVAGAVGLALWAHAYGMSSTVVGLLGAFSSNAISTGIGALIGGRLGDAFGRKRIYQWDLLVYAFGTLWIIFAQGTWMLFVGYIIMGLAVGADVPTSWSLIAEFSPAKSRGKLMGVTNLFWYIGPIVTLGLALAFTNLGVLGVRLIFVHLFLVAIITWFLRRGLIESERWQAARDAALAAEGTSNPFVASRLRELLKGSNLRALLFVLFTYGVWNLVAGTYGFFYPYIQSTVGLKGEIMGDALQGLWFITAMIGVAFVFMPFNDRFNRRIMYGISATLETIAFLLFVFLPPSNVAVAIANVVLFGFGHGMAAWPLYRVWSVELFPTMVRNTGQGIIFGVMRIATGVWSFFVPAITATGFHNVSIIFSIMLAWTLLLGFAFAPKTEGLSLEEIERQRNSKDRDTEAATQRGSGS from the coding sequence ATGCAAGGCACTGAAGCATCCGGCGGCCTCACGCGCCAGCACTGGAAGTGGACAATACTCTCGTCTCTGGCAGATTACATAGATGCTGGCTCGATAGTCGCCGGGGCCGTAGGGCTTGCGCTGTGGGCGCACGCCTACGGAATGAGCAGCACCGTCGTCGGGCTCCTCGGGGCGTTCAGCTCCAACGCCATCTCCACCGGCATAGGGGCGCTCATAGGCGGGAGGCTCGGGGACGCCTTCGGCCGAAAGCGTATCTACCAATGGGACCTGCTGGTCTACGCTTTCGGGACGCTCTGGATCATCTTCGCCCAGGGAACCTGGATGCTCTTCGTCGGCTACATCATCATGGGACTCGCAGTCGGAGCAGATGTGCCAACCTCATGGTCACTCATAGCCGAGTTCTCCCCCGCCAAGTCCCGCGGCAAGCTTATGGGAGTTACCAACCTCTTCTGGTACATAGGGCCCATAGTTACACTCGGATTGGCGCTCGCATTCACTAACCTTGGGGTCCTTGGAGTAAGGCTCATCTTTGTACATCTCTTCCTAGTCGCAATAATCACCTGGTTTTTGCGCCGAGGATTGATCGAGTCGGAAAGATGGCAAGCGGCACGGGATGCGGCACTCGCTGCCGAAGGCACGTCTAATCCCTTCGTAGCAAGCAGGTTGCGTGAGCTTCTCAAGGGGTCCAATCTGAGAGCCCTTCTCTTTGTGTTGTTTACATATGGTGTGTGGAACCTGGTCGCTGGAACCTACGGGTTTTTCTACCCCTATATCCAGAGTACGGTTGGGCTCAAGGGTGAGATCATGGGGGATGCGCTCCAGGGGCTGTGGTTCATCACGGCCATGATCGGGGTCGCCTTCGTCTTCATGCCGTTCAACGACCGGTTCAACCGCAGGATCATGTACGGCATCAGCGCCACTCTGGAAACGATAGCGTTCCTGCTGTTCGTCTTCCTGCCGCCCTCGAATGTTGCGGTGGCCATCGCCAACGTCGTCCTGTTTGGCTTTGGCCACGGCATGGCTGCCTGGCCTCTGTACCGGGTGTGGTCCGTGGAACTCTTCCCGACGATGGTACGCAATACAGGACAGGGCATCATATTCGGCGTAATGCGTATTGCGACAGGTGTCTGGAGCTTCTTCGTACCTGCCATCACCGCCACGGGTTTTCACAATGTTTCGATCATATTCTCGATCATGCTGGCCTGGACACTGCTGCTCGGGTTCGCTTTTGCCCCGAAGACGGAAGGTCTCTCGCTCGAAGAAATAGAGCGTCAGCGTAACAGTAAAGATAGGGACACAGAGGCTGCCACACAGAGAGGTTCAGGAAGTTGA
- a CDS encoding L-rhamnose mutarotase, with translation MGHYAWVAEVRPGYEEEYKKRHDEIWPEMVESLKEAGIRNYSIFRYGLTLFGYFETEDLKRTVARLSESEINRRWSESMAPIMKMEVDPKTGFPYLLPLQWHME, from the coding sequence GTGGGGCACTACGCCTGGGTCGCCGAGGTAAGGCCCGGCTACGAAGAGGAGTACAAGAAGAGGCACGATGAGATCTGGCCGGAGATGGTCGAGTCCCTCAAGGAAGCGGGGATCAGGAACTACTCGATCTTCCGCTACGGGCTCACGCTCTTCGGCTACTTCGAGACCGAGGATCTCAAGCGAACCGTGGCGCGCCTCAGCGAGAGCGAGATCAACCGGCGCTGGAGCGAGTCTATGGCCCCGATCATGAAGATGGAGGTAGACCCGAAGACCGGCTTCCCCTACCTCCTCCCACTGCAGTGGCACATGGAGTAA
- a CDS encoding L-fucose/L-arabinose isomerase family protein, protein MTKNYPAAKAGIFGIGLAAYWDQFPGLKERLEGYQQHVEDRIGRWARVVSVGLVDTAPRAQAAGAYFAQEAVDLIFCYAATYATSSQVLPVVQEVKVPVVVLNLQPVAALDYENTDTGEWLANCSACCVPEISNAFDRSGIPFNVVSGMLFEEEGAWKDIREWCEAAKAVVALRGSRFGFLGHTYPGMLDMYSDFTMHHAQFGLHVEILEMDDLKERVDNVTEGAVAAKVEEARSVFEIDESVDEGELEWAAQVAVGLDALASDFDLNALAYYYRGSGGSVYERLGAGLILGNSLLTARGIPASGEGDLKNAVAMKIMDALGAGGSFTEFYAMDFEENFLLMGHDGPGHVAISDRKPVLRGLGLYHGKAGYGVSVEFSVRTGPVTIFAVTQTRDGHLKLLAAEGESIPGPTLKIGNTNSRIRFSLPPAEFMNAWCEQGPTHHCALGVGHHAGTLRKVARLLELEFVEVASRKGG, encoded by the coding sequence ATGACGAAGAATTACCCTGCAGCAAAGGCAGGTATATTCGGGATTGGGCTTGCAGCCTACTGGGATCAGTTTCCTGGGCTCAAAGAGAGGCTGGAAGGGTATCAGCAGCACGTTGAGGACCGCATAGGACGGTGGGCGAGGGTCGTCTCTGTCGGATTAGTGGACACTGCTCCGAGAGCGCAAGCCGCGGGCGCATATTTTGCACAAGAGGCTGTTGACCTGATCTTCTGCTACGCGGCGACCTACGCCACCAGCTCCCAGGTCCTGCCCGTCGTGCAGGAAGTGAAAGTTCCGGTCGTGGTCCTCAACCTGCAGCCGGTGGCTGCTCTAGACTACGAAAATACAGACACCGGAGAGTGGCTCGCCAACTGCTCGGCATGCTGCGTGCCGGAGATCTCCAACGCCTTCGACCGCTCCGGCATCCCCTTCAACGTCGTCTCCGGGATGCTCTTCGAGGAAGAGGGAGCCTGGAAGGATATCCGGGAGTGGTGTGAGGCGGCTAAAGCTGTGGTCGCTTTGCGCGGCAGCCGCTTCGGGTTCCTCGGGCATACCTACCCCGGTATGCTCGACATGTACTCGGATTTCACTATGCACCACGCTCAGTTTGGGCTCCATGTCGAGATCCTGGAGATGGACGACCTCAAGGAACGCGTGGATAACGTCACAGAAGGAGCCGTAGCGGCGAAGGTCGAGGAAGCCCGGAGTGTCTTCGAGATAGACGAGAGCGTGGACGAGGGAGAGCTGGAGTGGGCAGCGCAGGTCGCGGTGGGTCTCGACGCCCTCGCCTCGGACTTCGACCTCAATGCCCTAGCCTACTATTACCGGGGGAGCGGGGGCAGCGTCTACGAGCGGCTTGGCGCCGGGCTCATCCTGGGGAACTCGCTGCTGACGGCGCGAGGCATCCCCGCCTCCGGGGAAGGAGACCTCAAGAACGCGGTGGCGATGAAGATTATGGACGCTTTAGGGGCAGGCGGCTCGTTCACCGAGTTCTACGCGATGGACTTCGAAGAGAACTTCCTGCTCATGGGCCACGACGGCCCGGGACACGTCGCCATAAGCGACCGCAAGCCCGTGCTGCGGGGTCTGGGACTCTACCACGGCAAGGCTGGCTACGGGGTCTCGGTCGAGTTCAGCGTCAGGACCGGCCCGGTGACGATCTTCGCCGTGACGCAGACACGGGACGGGCACCTGAAGCTGCTCGCCGCAGAGGGCGAGTCCATCCCCGGCCCTACGCTGAAGATTGGGAATACCAACAGCCGCATCAGGTTCTCCTTGCCGCCCGCGGAGTTTATGAACGCCTGGTGCGAGCAGGGGCCCACCCACCACTGCGCGCTCGGGGTCGGGCATCACGCCGGGACGCTGCGGAAGGTCGCGCGTCTTCTGGAGCTGGAGTTCGTCGAGGTCGCAAGTCGGAAGGGAGGTTGA